One genomic segment of Desmodus rotundus isolate HL8 chromosome 5, HLdesRot8A.1, whole genome shotgun sequence includes these proteins:
- the LOC128781103 gene encoding olfactory receptor 52D1, which yields MSTSNISDDSLPVTLFLTGIPGLEWAHIWIAIPFCAMYLVALAGNAALILVIAVNNVLHAPMYLFLCLLSLSDLALSSTTVPKMLAILWLQAGEISFGGCLAQMFCVHSIYALESSILLAMAFDRYVAICNPLRYTVIFNHTVIGKIGLAGIFRSVAVVSPFIFLLRRLPYCQHHVMAHTYCEHMGIARLACANITVNIIYGLTVALLAVGLDSILIAVSYGFILRAVFRLPSRDAQHKALSTCGSHLGVILVFYIPAFFSFLTHRFGQHRVPKHVHIFLANLYVLVPPVLNPVIYGARTKEIRSRLLRLLRIKVSM from the coding sequence ATGTCAACTTCCAACATCAGTGATGACAGTCTCCCAGTCACTCTCTTCTTGACTGGGATCCCAGGGCTGGAGTGGGCCCACATCTGGATTGCCATCCCCTTTTGTGCCATGTATTTGGTAGCACTGGCTGGGAATGCTGCCCTCATCTTGGTTATTGCCGTGAACAATGTACTTCATGCACccatgtaccttttcctttgCCTTCTCTCACTCTCTGACCTGGCTCTCAGCTCCACCACTGTGCCCAAAATGCTGGCCATTCTGTGGCTCCAGGCTGGTGAGATTTCCTTTGGGGGCTGCCTGGCCCAGATGTTTTGTGTCCATTCTATCTATGCTTTGGAGTCGTCAATCCTTCTTGCCATGGCCTTTGATCGATATGTGGCCATCTGCAACCCACTGAGATACACAGTCATCTTTAACCATACAGTCATAGGCAAAATTGGCCTTGCTGGGATATTCCGTAGTGTGGCCGTTGTTTCCCCTTTCATCTTTTTATTGAGGCGACTGCCCTACTGTCAGCACCATGTCATGGCACACACATACTGTGAGCACATGGGCATTGCTCGACTGGCCTGTGCCAACATCACTGTCAATATCATCTATGGGCTGACTGTGGCCCTGCTGGCCGTGGGTCTGGATTCTATTCTCATTGCTGTCTCCTATGGTTTTATCCTTCGTGCTGTCTTTCGTCTTCCTTCCCGCGATGCCCAGCACAAGGCTCTGAGTACCTGTGGCTCCCACCTTGGGGTCATTCTGGTCTTCTACATTCctgccttcttctccttcctcacccACCGTTTTGGCCAACACCGAGTCCCCAAGCATGTGCACATCTTCCTGGCTAATCTGTATGTGCTGGTGCCTCCTGTGCTCAACCCAGTCATCTATGGGGCTCGGACCAAGGAGATTCGGAGTCGACTTCTAAGACTACTTCGCATAAAGGTTTCAATGTGA
- the LOC128781102 gene encoding olfactory receptor 51I2, with protein sequence MKSFGTNVSSTASFTLTAFPEMEGLEHWLTALLLLLYIISILGNILILFIIKEEHSLHQPMYYFLSLLSVNDLGVSFSTLPSVLAALCFHAPDIAFGACLTQMFFIHFFSWTESGILLVMSFDRYVAICNPLRYSTVLTDIRVAHMGISIVIRSFFMVFPLPFLLKRLPFCKSNVLTHSYCLHPDLIHLPCEDTTINSIYGLFIVISALGVDSVLILLSYVLILRSVLAIASKEERLKTLNTCVSHICAVLIFYVPMVSVSMVHRFGKHSPEYVHKFISLVYLFVPPMLNPIIYSIKTKEIRKRLCKMFLGSRL encoded by the coding sequence ATGAAAAGTTTTGGGACTAACGTCTCAAGCACTGCCAGCTTCACACTAACAGCCTTCCCAGAGATGGAGGGCCTGGAGCACTGGTTAACTGCCCTCCTTTTGCTGCTTTATATTATCTCCATCCTGGGCAACATCCTAATTCTCTTCATCATAAAGGAGGAGCACAGCTTGCACCAGCCGATGTAttacttcctgtctctgctgTCTGTCAATGACCTGGGTGTGTCCTTTTCTACATTGCCCTCTGTACTGGCTGCCTTGTGCTTTCATGCCCCAGACATTGCCTTTGGTGCCTGCCTGACCCAGATGTTCTTCATCCACTTTTTCTCCTGGACAGAGTCTGGGATCCTGCTGGTTATGAGTTTcgaccgctatgtggccatctgtaACCCCTTGCGTTATTCCACTGTGCTCACTGATATCCGCGTGGCTCACATGGGCATATCCATCGTCATCCGCAGCTTCTTCATGGTGTTCCCACTGCCTTTCCTTTTGAAGAGGCTGCCCTTTTGTAAGTCCAATGTGCTCACCCATTCCTACTGCTTGCACCCAGACCTCATCCACTTGCCCTGTGAAGATACCACCATCAACAGCATATATGGCCTGTTCATTGTTATCTCTGCCTTAGGTGTAGACTCAGTGCTCATCCTCCTCTCCTATGTTCTCATACTGCGCTCTGTGTTGGCCATTGCCTCCAAGGAGGAAAGGCTTAAGACCCTCAACACATGTGTGTCCCACATCTGTGCTGTGCTCATCTTTTATGTGCCCATGGTTAGTGTATCCATGGTTCATCGATTTGGAAAACATTCCCCTGAGTATGTGCACAAGTTCATATCCTTGGTTTATCTCTTTGTGCCTCCAATGCTCAACccaattatttattctattaagaCCAAGGAGATTCGTAAAAGGCTATGCAAGATGTTCCTGGGATCTAGGCTGTGA
- the LOC123478105 gene encoding olfactory receptor 51Q1: protein MLHIKNTQILVLHLFIMSEGTNTTKYPFYFILTGIPGYEASHIWISIPFSCLYTISIMGNTTILTVISKQPTLHKPMYLFLSMLALTDLGLTLTTLPTLMPLLWLNVHKISFEACFAQLFFLHGFSFMESSVLLAMSFDRYVAICHPLHYATILTNEVIGRIGLAIICRCVLAVLPSLFLLKRLPFCHSHLLSHSYCLHQDMIRLVCGDIRFNSWYGFLLVLLIIVLDPLLIVLSYSLILKSILSTASWTERLQALNNCLSHILAVLVLYVPMVGLSVTHRFAKHASLLVHVIMANTYLLAPPVMNPIIYSVKTKQIRQGIARLLSRRNTH, encoded by the exons ATGCTCCATATAAAG AACACACAGATTCTGGTTTTGCATTTATTCATCATGTCTGAGGGGACTAACACCACCAAATATCCCTTCTACTTCATCCTCACGGGCATCCCTGGATATGAGGCCTCCCACATCTGGATCTCCATCCCCTTCAGTTGTCTCTACACCATCTCCATCATGGGCAACACCACCATTCTCACTGTCATCAGCAAACAGCCAACCCTCCACAAGCCCATGTACCTGTTTCTCTCTATGCTGGCCCTGACTGACCTGGGTCTAACCCTCACCACCCTGCCCACACTCATGCCACTCCTCTGGCTCAATGTTCATAAGATCAGCTTTGAGGCCTGTTTTGCCCAGCTCTTCTTTCTCCATGGATTCTCTTTTATGGAATCTTCTGTGTTGTTGGCCATGTCCTTTGACCGCTATGTTGCCATCTGCCACCCCCTCCATTATGCCACCATCCTCACCAACGAAGTCATTGGCAGGATTGGGTTAGCCATCATTTGCCGCTGTGTGCTTGctgttcttccctcccttttcctgctCAAGCGCCTGCCCTTCTGCCACTCCCACCTTCTCTCTCACTCCTACTGCCTCCACCAGGACATGATTCGCCTGGTCTGTGGTGACATCCGGTTCAACAGCTGGTATGGATTTCTTCTGGTTTTGCTTATAATTGTGTTGGACCCTCTGCTCATTGTGCTGTCCTACTCACTCATCCTGAAAAGTATCCTGAGCACAGCCTCCTGGACTGAGCGGCTCCAGGCCCTCAACAACTGTCTCTCTCACATTCTGGCTGTTCTGGTTCTCTATGTTCCCATGGTTGGCTTATCTGTGACCCACCGCTTTGCAAAGCATGCCTCTCTACTAGTCCATGTTATCATGGCCAATACCTACCTGTTGGCACCTCCTGTGATGAACCCCATCATTTATAGTGTCAAGACTAAGCAGATCCGCCAAGGAATTGCTCGCCTTCTTTCCCGAAGAAACACTCATTAA
- the LOC128781105 gene encoding olfactory receptor 51I2, with product MKSFGTNVSSTASFTLTAFPEMEGLEHWLTALLLLLYIISILGNILILFIIKEEHSLHQPMYYFLSLLSVNDLGVSFSTLPSVLAALCFHAPDIAFGACLTQMFFIHFFSWTESGILLVMSFDRYVAICNPLRYSTVLTDIRVAHMGISIVIRSFFMVFPLPFLLKRLPFCKSNVLTHSYCLHPDLIHLPCEDTTINSIYGLFIVISALGVDSVLILLSYVLILRSVLAIASKEERLKTLNTCVSHICAVLIFYVPMVSVSMVHRFGKHSPEYVHKFISLVYLFVPPMLNPIIYSIKTKEIRKRLRKMFLGSRL from the coding sequence ATGAAAAGTTTTGGGACTAACGTCTCAAGCACTGCCAGCTTCACACTAACAGCCTTCCCAGAGATGGAGGGCCTGGAGCACTGGTTAACTGCCCTCCTTTTGCTGCTTTATATTATCTCCATCCTGGGCAACATCCTAATTCTCTTCATCATAAAGGAGGAGCACAGCTTGCACCAGCCGATGTAttacttcctgtctctgctgTCTGTCAATGACCTGGGTGTGTCCTTTTCTACATTGCCCTCTGTACTGGCTGCCTTGTGCTTTCATGCCCCAGACATTGCCTTTGGTGCCTGCCTGACCCAGATGTTCTTCATCCACTTTTTCTCCTGGACAGAGTCTGGGATCCTGCTGGTTATGAGTTTcgaccgctatgtggccatctgtaACCCCTTGCGTTATTCCACTGTGCTCACTGATATCCGCGTGGCTCACATGGGCATATCCATCGTCATCCGCAGCTTCTTCATGGTGTTCCCACTGCCTTTCCTTTTGAAGAGGCTGCCCTTTTGTAAGTCCAATGTGCTCACCCATTCCTACTGCTTGCACCCAGACCTCATCCACTTGCCCTGTGAAGATACCACCATCAACAGCATATATGGCCTGTTCATTGTTATCTCTGCCTTAGGTGTAGACTCAGTGCTCATCCTCCTCTCCTATGTTCTCATACTGCGCTCTGTGTTGGCCATTGCCTCCAAGGAGGAAAGGCTTAAGACCCTCAACACATGTGTGTCCCACATCTGTGCTGTGCTCATCTTTTATGTGCCCATGGTTAGTGTATCCATGGTTCATCGATTTGGAAAACATTCCCCTGAGTATGTGCACAAGTTCATATCCTTGGTTTATCTCTTTGTGCCTCCAATGCTCAACccaattatttattctattaagaCCAAGGAGATTCGTAAAAGGCTACGCAAGATGTTCCTGGGATCTAGGCTGTGA
- the LOC128781104 gene encoding olfactory receptor 51I2-like, with the protein MGGNPDNSSELPPFTLTGFPGLETSQHWMFLLLGTLYIVSIVGNAFILFIIKEKQSLHQPMYYFLSLLSVNDLGVSFSTLPTVLATFCFHVRKISFDSCMAQMFFIHLFSFTESGILLAMSFDRYVAICNPLHYATVLTDARVARMGVSVIVRSFCMVFPLPFLLRRLPFCKDNVLSHAYCLHPDLIRLPCGDITINNIFGLFVVISSFGLDSALILLSYLLILRSVLAIASWEERLKTLNTCVSHMCAVLIFYGPMVGVSMAARYGRHAPQYVHTLMSLIYLFVPPMLNPVIYSIKTKEIRRRLFKILLGTKF; encoded by the coding sequence ATGGGAGGTAACCCTGACAACAGCTCAGAGTTGCCTCCTTTCACCCTGACTGGTTTCCCAGGGCTGGAGACCTCCCAACACTGGATGTTTCTGCTCCTTGGTACTCTCTACATTGTCTCCATTGTGGGCAATGCCTTTATCCTTTTTATTATCAAGGAGAAGCAGAGCTTGCATCAGCCTATGtactacttcctgtctctgctaTCAGTTAATGACTTAGGTGTGTCTTTTTCCACACTGCCCACTGTGCTGGCCACGTTTTGCTTTCACGTGAGGAAGATCAGCTTTGATTCTTGCATGGCTCAAATGTTCTTTATTCACCTCTTCTCCTTCACAGAGTCTGGAATCCTGCTGGCTATGAGTTTTGACCGCTATGTGGCTATCTGTAATCCGCTACACTATGCCACAGTGCTCACTGATGCTCGTGTGGCCCGCATGGGCGTGTCTGTTATCGTTCGCAGTTTCTGCATGGTTTTCCCACTGCCTTTCCTTCTGAGGAGGCTGCCTTTCTGCAAGGACAATGTACTCTCCCACGCCTACTGTCTGCATCCAGATCTGATCCGCCTGCCCTGTGGCGACATCACCATCAATAATATTTTTGGTCTATTCGTTGTCATCTCTTCCTTTGGTCTGGACTCTGCACTCATTCTTCTCTCCTACTTGCTCATACTACGCTCTGTACTTGCCATTGCCTCTTGGGAGGAACGGTTAAAGACACTCAACACATGTGTGTCACACATGTGTGCTGTGCTCATCTTCTATGGGCCCATGGTTGGTGTGTCCATGGCAGCTCGCTACGGGAGGCACGCTCCACAGTATGTGCACACACTCATGTCCCTCATTTATCTCTTTGTTCCTCCAATGCTCAACCCTGTTATCTACTCCATCAAAACCAAAGAGATTCGTCGAAGACTTTTCAAAATACTACTGGGAACCAAGTTTTAA